Genomic window (Georgfuchsia toluolica):
AATCACGCTCAACAATGGCTATGATTGGTCCTACGCTGACATGCAGATGGGACCGGAAACGGGCCATGCCGTCGATTTCAAGAGCTTCGACGACTTGTGGGAAGCCTTCCGCAAACAGTACCAGTACGCGATTGCTTTTGCCATTCGCTGCAAGGACGTCTCCCGAATTATGGAATGCCGCTTTCTGCAAATGCCCTTCGTCTCAGCTCTCGACGACGGCTGTATGGAGCTCGGCATGGATGCCAACGCACTCTCCGAGCAGCCCAACGGCTGGCACAACCCGATTACCACCATCGTTGCAGGCAACTCCCTGGTCGCGATCAAGAAGCTGATCTACGACGAAAAGAAGTACACGATGGCCCAGCTCATGGTAGCGCTGAAGGACAACTGGGAAGGCCATGAAGATATGCGCTTGGCCTTCAAGAAAGCGCCCAAGTGGGGCAACGACGATCCGGCAGCTGATACGCTGATCAGCAAATTCTACGAGGACATCCTCGGCGGTGAAATGGGCAAGAATACCAACTACTCGGGTGGCCCGGTACTCCCCGTCGGCCAGGCGGTTGGCCTGTACATGGAGGTCGGCTCGCGTACCGGTCCGACGCCAGACGGGCGCTTCGGAGGCGAGGCGGCAGATGACGGTGGCATCTCACCCTACATGGGTACCGACAAGAAGGGTCCGACGGCAGTGCTGCGCTCGGTATCCAAGGTGCAGAAGAACCAGAAGGCGAACCTGCTCAATCAACGCCTGTCGGTACCCATCATGCGTTCCAAGCATGGCTTCGATATCTGGCACTCCTACATGAATACCTGGCATGACCTGAACATCGATCATGTCCAGTTCAACGTGGTGAGCACCGATGAGTTGAAGGCCGCTCAACGGGAACCGGAAAAGCATCAGGATCTGATCGTCCGCGTCTCAGGCTTCAGCGCCCGCTTTGTCGACATCCCGACCTACGGCCAGAACACCATCATCGCCAGACACGAGCAGGATTTCAGCGCTCAGGATCTGGAATTCCTTAAAGTCGACCTTTGAGCTGGATATCTGACATGACTGTGATACACACGCAAGTACACAAGGAAGATAATACCAACAAGCCCTGCTACGACTGCAAGTGGCAGACACCGGACCCGACCGATCCGTTGCGCGGCCAATGCACGGTAAACCGCCACGCGCTGGGCGGCGTCTGGAAACGCTGGATCAGCGATGTTGCCCACTCGACCTGCAGCCGGTATGAGGAGGGCGAACTGAGCTTCCGCGATCACGTGTAGGTGGCAGGTAGGCGGAAAGCCTGTAAGGCTTCCGCCGTCAGTTCTCTGGCGACGGCGCGGGCGTCGAAGGTCGTCCGTGTCGTCAGTCTGCGCCCACCGACCAGAATAAGCGCGCCTATCATGAAAAATCCTGGCAGCAATCTCAACAGCGTTCTCATCCCGGACGCCGATCCCTACTACTATCTGTCGACCGAAATCCTGAGTTTCCTCGACAAGATCAACAAGA
Coding sequences:
- a CDS encoding benzylsuccinate synthase beta subunit family protein, translated to MTVIHTQVHKEDNTNKPCYDCKWQTPDPTDPLRGQCTVNRHALGGVWKRWISDVAHSTCSRYEEGELSFRDHV